One segment of Pontibacter akesuensis DNA contains the following:
- a CDS encoding acetyl-CoA C-acyltransferase, whose translation MQTKEVYIISAVRTPIGSFGGVLASLSATQLGAAAIKGALERAGVDKSEVQEVIMGNVISANVGQAPARQAAVFAGLGYEVECTTVNKVCASGSKAIMFGAQAIMLGHKDVVVAGGMESMSNVPYYLEKARFGAKLGHGQMTDGLLKDGLWDVYNDFHMGNAAENTAKEMKITREQQDEYAINSYKKVAEASEAGLLKDEIVPVEIPQRGKDPIVVSEDEEFRKVNYDKIPGLRPVFDKEGTVTAANASTLNDGAAAVVLMSKEKAEELGLKPIARILGFADAEQDPIWFTTTPSLAIPKALKNAGVDASDVDYYEINEAFSVVSLANNQKLQLEGGNVNVFGGAVSLGHPLGASGARILVTLCNVMDKKGGKIGVTGICNGGGGASSIVIEKM comes from the coding sequence ATGCAAACCAAAGAAGTATATATCATCTCGGCGGTTCGTACGCCAATCGGTTCATTTGGCGGCGTATTAGCCAGCCTTTCGGCTACACAACTCGGTGCCGCTGCCATAAAAGGAGCACTGGAGAGAGCCGGTGTAGACAAAAGCGAAGTACAGGAAGTAATCATGGGCAACGTAATATCTGCCAACGTAGGACAGGCCCCTGCCCGCCAGGCGGCTGTGTTTGCCGGACTGGGATATGAGGTAGAGTGCACGACGGTAAACAAAGTTTGCGCCTCTGGCTCTAAAGCCATAATGTTTGGCGCACAGGCCATTATGCTGGGTCACAAAGATGTGGTTGTGGCTGGTGGTATGGAGAGCATGAGCAACGTGCCCTATTACCTGGAGAAAGCCCGCTTCGGCGCCAAGCTAGGCCACGGCCAGATGACGGACGGCTTGCTGAAAGACGGCCTGTGGGACGTATATAACGATTTCCACATGGGCAATGCGGCTGAGAACACGGCTAAGGAGATGAAGATTACACGGGAGCAGCAGGATGAGTATGCTATCAACTCCTACAAGAAAGTCGCTGAAGCCTCAGAGGCCGGCCTATTGAAAGACGAGATTGTTCCGGTGGAGATCCCGCAGCGTGGCAAAGACCCTATTGTGGTGTCGGAGGACGAAGAGTTCAGAAAAGTAAACTACGATAAGATCCCTGGCCTGCGCCCGGTATTTGACAAGGAAGGCACTGTAACCGCTGCCAACGCCTCTACCCTGAACGACGGTGCCGCGGCAGTGGTGCTGATGAGCAAGGAGAAAGCAGAGGAGCTGGGGCTTAAGCCAATCGCCCGCATCCTGGGTTTTGCCGATGCCGAGCAGGATCCGATCTGGTTCACCACTACCCCATCACTGGCTATACCGAAGGCGCTTAAAAATGCCGGCGTAGATGCTTCTGATGTAGATTATTACGAGATCAACGAGGCATTCTCTGTGGTATCGCTTGCCAACAACCAAAAGCTGCAGCTGGAAGGCGGCAACGTGAACGTATTCGGCGGTGCTGTGTCTTTAGGCCACCCGCTCGGGGCCTCTGGTGCGCGCATTTTGGTAACGCTTTGCAACGTGATGGACAAGAAAGGTGGCAAGATCGGCGTGACCGGTATTTGCAACGGTGGCGGTGGCGCCTCTTCCATTGTGATCGAGAAAATGTAA
- a CDS encoding amino acid permease, whose protein sequence is MQNLTRRKSVAALQADYATAGDVHGNDLVRTLRLRDLVAFGIAAIIGAGIFSTIGNASAAGGPGVSLLFIFTAIACGFSALCYAQFASTIPVSGSAYTYAYATFGELVAWIIGWDLLMEYAIGNIAVAISWSDYFTAVLRGVGLGIPEYLTMDYLSAMRGHEAAQGMLAQGQAFVSLPTGMQQAFNAWQQAPALGGIRLVADFPALAITVLITYLVYIGIKESKRTANILVLLKLIVILLVITVGAFYVQADNWTPFAPNGITGILKGVSAVFFAYIGFDAISTTAEECENPQRDLPRAMVYTLIICTVLYVILALVLTGMVPYTELAVGDPLSFVFARVGLDFMAGIVAVSAIIAMASVLLVFQYGQPRIWMAMSRDGLLPGAFSRIHPKHKTPYFATIVTGIVVAVPALFMNLTEVTDLTSIGTLFAFVLVCGGILVLDHRQGTTQANKGFKVPYINGKFVLPFILAALSVILLHYNTQAIDSFFILAGGWDALQHKLPMLGFLAVVAVMTVLTFRKNLSLIPVLGLLTNLYLMSELGITNWSRFLAWLALGLVIYFAYGYRKSKLNIR, encoded by the coding sequence ATGCAGAACCTTACCCGCCGCAAAAGTGTCGCGGCACTGCAGGCGGACTATGCCACGGCAGGTGATGTGCACGGCAACGACCTGGTGCGCACGCTCCGCCTGCGAGACCTGGTAGCCTTTGGCATCGCCGCCATCATTGGTGCCGGCATCTTCAGCACCATCGGAAATGCCAGTGCCGCCGGTGGGCCGGGTGTCTCGCTGCTTTTTATCTTCACGGCTATCGCCTGCGGTTTTTCGGCCTTGTGCTATGCGCAGTTTGCCTCTACCATTCCTGTGTCCGGGAGCGCCTATACGTACGCCTACGCCACCTTCGGTGAGTTGGTCGCTTGGATTATTGGGTGGGACTTGCTCATGGAGTATGCTATCGGCAACATCGCCGTGGCCATCTCCTGGTCAGACTATTTTACAGCCGTTCTGCGTGGTGTGGGGCTGGGCATACCGGAGTACCTGACCATGGATTACCTAAGCGCCATGCGTGGCCACGAAGCAGCACAGGGAATGCTGGCGCAGGGACAGGCCTTCGTCTCGCTGCCGACGGGGATGCAGCAAGCGTTTAACGCCTGGCAGCAGGCACCTGCTCTCGGTGGGATACGGCTTGTGGCTGACTTTCCGGCACTCGCCATTACGGTCCTTATCACCTATCTGGTTTACATCGGCATCAAGGAGTCAAAACGGACGGCGAACATCCTGGTGCTGCTGAAACTGATCGTCATTCTGCTGGTCATCACGGTAGGGGCGTTTTATGTGCAGGCAGATAACTGGACACCGTTTGCGCCAAACGGGATAACGGGTATCCTGAAAGGCGTATCGGCCGTCTTCTTCGCTTACATCGGGTTTGATGCCATCTCCACCACCGCCGAAGAATGCGAGAACCCGCAGCGGGACCTGCCAAGGGCGATGGTGTACACGCTTATTATTTGCACGGTGCTGTATGTGATACTGGCGCTGGTCCTCACGGGTATGGTCCCTTACACTGAGCTGGCCGTTGGCGATCCGCTTTCCTTTGTGTTCGCGCGCGTAGGTCTTGATTTTATGGCAGGAATCGTAGCTGTCAGCGCCATTATTGCCATGGCCAGCGTATTGCTGGTGTTCCAGTATGGGCAGCCCCGTATCTGGATGGCCATGAGCCGGGACGGCTTGCTGCCGGGTGCCTTCTCCCGCATTCACCCAAAGCACAAAACACCCTACTTTGCCACCATCGTTACGGGTATTGTGGTGGCTGTGCCTGCCCTGTTCATGAACCTGACAGAGGTAACGGACCTGACAAGCATCGGAACCCTCTTTGCCTTCGTGCTGGTATGTGGCGGTATTCTGGTCCTGGACCACAGGCAGGGCACAACACAGGCCAACAAAGGGTTCAAGGTTCCCTACATCAACGGCAAGTTTGTACTGCCCTTTATACTTGCGGCGCTTTCAGTTATACTGCTGCACTACAACACGCAGGCAATCGACTCGTTCTTCATCCTCGCCGGTGGTTGGGACGCGCTACAGCACAAGTTGCCGATGCTGGGGTTCCTGGCAGTGGTGGCCGTGATGACAGTGCTCACCTTTCGAAAGAACCTATCGCTTATTCCGGTGCTGGGACTGCTCACCAACCTGTACCTGATGTCGGAGTTGGGCATCACCAACTGGAGCCGCTTTCTAGCGTGGCTGGCACTGGGTCTTGTGATCTACTTTGCCTACGGCTACCGCAAAAGCAAGCTGAACATCCGCTAA
- a CDS encoding KUP/HAK/KT family potassium transporter — MSSKAPAVTSAGLLISLGIIYGDIGTSPLYVMKAIVGDAPISQILVYGGISCVFWTLTLQTTLKYVLLTLQADNNGEGGIFSLYTLIRRRAAWLIVPAMLGGAALLADGIITPPISISSAIEGLRILYPDIPTVPIVLAILTVLFLMQSFGTQVVGKLFGPVMLLWFSMLSSLGLFSLLQYPEILKALNPFYAYQLLANYPGGFWLLGAVFLCTTGAEALYSDLGHCGRPNIRLSWTFVKSCLLLNYLGQGAWLMTLERQYLSQNPFYGIMPSWFLLPGIAIATLAAIIASQALISGSFTLISEAIRLNLWPRVKLVYPTNLKGQLYIPSINWLLWLGCVGVVLYFRESENMEAAYGLAITMAMLSTTILMAYYLYAKYKSKSVSVLFLAVYLVIECSFLIANLSKFPHGGWVSLLIALLLLGVMYTWIRAFHIKRSLTEYVRLKYYVPALQELSADASVPKYATHLVFMTSAPDPKKLESKVIYSIFQKRPKRADIYWFIHVDTTDAPYTAEYKVRHIAPGDVIRIDFKLGFRVEQRINLFFRKVVEELVEKGEVDITSRYPSLSRQHLIGDFRFVVLEKYLSVENDLPFVKRVIMQWYFSIKEFTSTEAKWFGLDTSSVKVEKVPLIIRPAKLPDLTRIPTTA, encoded by the coding sequence ATGTCATCTAAAGCGCCGGCTGTTACATCGGCTGGATTGTTGATTTCACTGGGCATCATTTACGGCGACATCGGCACTTCGCCGCTGTACGTGATGAAGGCTATTGTTGGAGACGCACCCATCTCTCAGATACTGGTGTATGGGGGCATCTCCTGCGTCTTCTGGACCCTGACCCTGCAGACGACGCTGAAGTACGTGCTACTGACGCTGCAGGCCGATAACAACGGCGAGGGCGGCATTTTTTCCCTGTACACGCTGATCCGCCGCCGGGCAGCCTGGCTCATCGTGCCTGCCATGCTGGGAGGCGCCGCGCTGCTGGCGGATGGCATTATCACGCCGCCGATCTCCATCTCCTCGGCCATCGAGGGCCTCCGGATTCTGTATCCGGACATACCCACTGTGCCCATCGTGCTTGCGATACTGACGGTGCTGTTTCTGATGCAGAGCTTCGGGACGCAGGTGGTGGGCAAATTGTTTGGCCCGGTGATGCTGCTCTGGTTTTCCATGCTGAGTAGCCTGGGATTGTTTTCGTTGCTGCAGTATCCTGAGATCCTGAAGGCACTCAACCCTTTCTACGCCTACCAGCTGCTGGCAAACTACCCGGGTGGGTTCTGGCTGCTGGGGGCGGTCTTTCTCTGCACAACCGGTGCTGAAGCGCTTTACTCGGACCTGGGGCACTGCGGCCGCCCGAACATCAGGCTAAGCTGGACGTTTGTTAAGAGCTGCCTGTTGCTCAATTACCTGGGTCAGGGAGCTTGGCTCATGACACTGGAGAGGCAATACCTGAGCCAGAACCCTTTCTATGGAATCATGCCTTCCTGGTTTCTACTGCCGGGAATAGCCATTGCCACCCTGGCGGCCATCATTGCCAGCCAGGCACTTATATCAGGTTCTTTCACCCTTATCAGCGAAGCGATCCGCCTCAACCTGTGGCCGCGGGTAAAGCTCGTGTATCCCACTAACCTGAAAGGGCAGCTTTATATTCCCAGCATAAACTGGTTGCTATGGCTGGGCTGTGTGGGTGTGGTGCTGTATTTCAGGGAGTCCGAGAATATGGAGGCCGCCTATGGTCTGGCCATCACCATGGCTATGCTCTCGACCACCATTCTTATGGCGTACTACCTCTACGCTAAGTATAAGTCAAAGTCCGTTTCTGTCTTGTTCCTGGCAGTTTACCTGGTGATAGAATGTTCTTTTCTGATTGCCAACCTTAGCAAGTTCCCGCATGGAGGCTGGGTCTCTTTGCTGATCGCCTTGCTGCTACTGGGTGTCATGTACACCTGGATCCGTGCCTTCCACATCAAGCGAAGCCTGACTGAGTACGTGCGCCTGAAGTACTATGTGCCGGCCCTGCAGGAGCTAAGCGCCGATGCCTCTGTTCCCAAGTATGCCACACACTTGGTCTTCATGACAAGCGCACCTGACCCGAAGAAGCTGGAGTCAAAAGTGATTTACTCCATCTTCCAGAAACGACCGAAACGAGCGGACATATACTGGTTCATTCATGTGGATACGACCGATGCGCCTTACACCGCCGAGTACAAAGTTCGCCACATAGCGCCTGGAGATGTGATCCGGATTGACTTCAAACTCGGCTTTCGGGTAGAGCAGCGCATTAACCTGTTTTTCCGGAAAGTGGTGGAGGAGTTGGTGGAGAAGGGGGAGGTGGACATCACAAGCCGGTATCCGTCCCTGAGCAGGCAGCACCTGATAGGCGACTTCAGGTTCGTGGTACTGGAAAAATACCTTTCCGTGGAGAATGACCTGCCGTTTGTGAAGCGGGTGATCATGCAATGGTACTTCAGCATCAAGGAGTTCACCAGCACAGAGGCCAAGTGGTTTGGACTCGACACCAGCTCAGTGAAGGTGGAGAAGGTGCCTTTAATCATACGGCCGGCTAAACTGCCCGACCTGACCAGAATTCCAACGACAGCATGA
- a CDS encoding CHRD domain-containing protein produces MKNFFSRPTTFVAAAAIAFSFTACEQSDISPDADFSAQNAQAAHQSKSFNLNKVYTVNLNELNNSGVSGTATLTLMGDKLEVHIQASGLEPNKLHPQHIHGFVENNRNATCPDMSSDMDGDGLIELAEGLPSYGPVLLSLTPFPTAPDGTIDYKQTFDMTADLRPLQNRVIVLHGMTVDGEYLATLPVACGMVMNANNGKKK; encoded by the coding sequence ATGAAAAATTTCTTTTCTAGACCAACAACTTTCGTTGCTGCTGCAGCTATTGCTTTCTCTTTTACGGCCTGCGAGCAGTCTGATATCTCGCCAGATGCAGACTTCTCTGCCCAGAACGCGCAAGCTGCACATCAAAGCAAGTCATTTAATTTAAACAAGGTTTATACCGTTAACCTGAATGAGTTGAACAACTCCGGCGTTAGTGGTACTGCCACTTTAACCCTGATGGGCGACAAACTGGAAGTGCATATCCAGGCAAGCGGGTTGGAGCCGAACAAGTTGCACCCACAGCATATTCACGGTTTTGTTGAAAACAACAGAAACGCCACCTGTCCGGACATGAGTTCTGATATGGACGGAGATGGTTTGATTGAACTTGCAGAGGGACTTCCTTCTTACGGACCGGTGCTTTTATCGCTTACACCGTTCCCAACTGCTCCTGATGGAACAATAGATTACAAGCAGACTTTCGACATGACTGCTGACCTGCGCCCTTTGCAAAACAGGGTAATCGTGCTACACGGTATGACGGTTGATGGAGAATACCTTGCCACCTTGCCAGTAGCTTGCGGTATGGTAATGAACGCCAACAACGGCAAGAAGAAATAA
- a CDS encoding VWA domain-containing protein, with translation MTWYQTLTLLEVLFGTLFVVLYVGYLLRVRRVALFFKQRPHGVWVKFVLRLLYAGLLVVAILGPSFGAMKKEIKTIGKDLYIAVDLSKSMDATDVQPSRLEKAKMETMRLVRRFNSDRIGLIVFADEAYVQSPLTYDQNALQLYTQTLRTTLLPHSGTDYAPLLRLTLEKLRQDENPKAEEQKARVLVLLSDGEDFGGEVEKLAQELKEENIRVYTVGIGTTDGSRIPVDNGFKKNEDGRVVLSRLNPEPLVQLAELTGGTYYEVNERVSEVSKLISAINKIEGELRESKTIDVTANKYVYPLALALVLILLDAFITVKLIRI, from the coding sequence ATGACCTGGTATCAAACCCTAACCCTGCTTGAGGTCCTGTTCGGCACCCTGTTCGTGGTGCTCTACGTGGGCTATCTGTTGCGCGTGCGCCGGGTGGCCCTGTTCTTTAAGCAGCGGCCGCACGGTGTATGGGTAAAGTTTGTGCTGCGGCTGCTGTACGCTGGATTGCTGGTGGTAGCCATCCTCGGGCCTTCGTTCGGGGCGATGAAGAAGGAGATCAAAACCATTGGCAAAGACCTGTACATTGCTGTGGACCTATCCAAGTCCATGGATGCCACCGATGTGCAGCCTTCGCGGCTGGAAAAGGCTAAGATGGAAACCATGCGGCTCGTTAGGCGCTTTAACTCCGACCGTATTGGCCTGATTGTGTTTGCTGACGAAGCTTACGTTCAGAGCCCCCTCACCTACGACCAGAACGCCCTGCAGCTGTATACTCAGACCCTACGCACAACGCTGCTCCCCCACTCTGGCACCGACTACGCCCCTTTGCTGCGACTAACGCTGGAGAAGCTGCGCCAGGACGAAAACCCCAAGGCTGAGGAGCAAAAGGCACGGGTGCTGGTATTGCTAAGCGATGGGGAGGATTTTGGAGGCGAGGTAGAAAAACTGGCGCAGGAGCTGAAAGAAGAAAACATACGGGTGTACACAGTCGGCATTGGCACGACAGACGGGAGCCGCATACCTGTGGACAATGGGTTTAAGAAGAACGAAGATGGACGGGTGGTGCTTTCACGGCTGAACCCGGAGCCGCTGGTGCAGTTGGCCGAGCTTACGGGTGGCACCTACTATGAGGTAAATGAGCGCGTGAGTGAGGTAAGCAAGCTGATCAGCGCGATCAACAAAATTGAGGGCGAGCTGCGCGAGAGCAAAACAATAGACGTAACCGCAAACAAGTATGTGTACCCCCTGGCACTGGCACTGGTACTGATTTTGCTTGATGCTTTCATCACCGTAAAACTTATCCGGATATGA
- a CDS encoding DedA family protein — translation MELLGHLVDFVLHIDLHLVDLLREYQDWIYLILFLIIFCETGLVVTPFLPGDSLLFAIGALAALPASGLNVLWLLGLLIVAAVLGDSFNYLTGIKLGGRFYSKDKWFLKQAHLMQAERFYARYGGRTLIYARFIPIVRTFAPFVAGMGRMNYRRFLYFNVVGALLWVVFFILIGYMFGNMPIVRKNFSLLVLGIIGISMLPPVLTVLRQRFSPSKQV, via the coding sequence ATGGAGCTGTTAGGGCACCTGGTCGATTTTGTGCTGCACATCGATCTTCATTTAGTGGACCTGTTGCGGGAATACCAAGATTGGATCTACCTCATTCTTTTTCTTATCATCTTCTGTGAAACGGGCCTGGTGGTTACTCCGTTCCTGCCGGGGGATTCGCTGCTGTTTGCCATCGGTGCCCTGGCGGCCCTACCGGCTTCCGGGTTAAATGTGCTGTGGCTTCTGGGCCTGCTTATCGTAGCTGCCGTTCTGGGTGACTCCTTCAACTACCTGACGGGCATTAAGCTGGGCGGCCGGTTCTACAGCAAGGACAAGTGGTTTCTCAAGCAGGCGCACTTGATGCAGGCAGAGCGGTTTTACGCCCGATATGGCGGCCGTACTCTTATCTATGCCCGCTTCATTCCGATCGTGCGCACCTTTGCGCCCTTTGTGGCGGGCATGGGCAGGATGAACTACAGGCGCTTTCTCTACTTTAACGTGGTAGGCGCACTGCTCTGGGTTGTCTTCTTTATCCTAATCGGGTATATGTTCGGCAACATGCCCATTGTCCGGAAAAACTTCTCCCTTCTGGTGCTGGGCATCATTGGCATTTCGATGCTTCCCCCTGTGCTCACGGTTCTACGGCAGCGGTTCAGTCCATCAAAGCAGGTCTAA
- a CDS encoding magnesium transporter CorA family protein produces MKRTLVSLESSGWQWIDFENPSAEELQEVAEQFGLHRSSVVDALQPEHLPKYEDFGLAVFMIVRVFDSEAHREADTIQELTNKIALFYSKEFLITIHRLPTGLIDGVKEKYVGAAQVQTTADLLPKLLKAALRTYVAPAHSLAEELDYYEAKTFLNQQMPPLTRGLYHLKRKATVCRRVLRLSEVILSSMQLKGLQPTEMQDLKDLYVHLMTQFDEINDGTNHLINTYISLSSQRTNEVMRVLTIFSAFFLPLTFIVGIYGMNFEFMPELEKRYGYPAVLALMGLVTLVIYQWFRRKGWL; encoded by the coding sequence ATGAAAAGAACGCTTGTTTCGCTGGAGAGCTCCGGCTGGCAATGGATTGATTTTGAAAACCCCTCAGCTGAGGAACTGCAGGAGGTGGCCGAGCAGTTCGGGCTGCACCGTTCTTCTGTCGTAGACGCCCTCCAGCCCGAGCACCTGCCTAAGTATGAGGACTTCGGCCTGGCCGTTTTCATGATTGTACGCGTCTTTGACAGCGAGGCGCACCGGGAGGCCGACACAATACAGGAGCTTACCAATAAGATCGCCCTCTTCTACTCCAAGGAATTTCTAATTACGATCCACCGCCTTCCCACCGGGCTCATCGATGGGGTCAAGGAAAAGTATGTCGGGGCGGCACAGGTTCAGACAACCGCTGACCTGCTACCCAAGCTCCTCAAAGCCGCCCTAAGAACGTATGTGGCCCCGGCCCACAGCCTGGCCGAGGAGCTGGACTACTACGAGGCGAAAACTTTCCTGAACCAGCAAATGCCTCCCTTGACAAGAGGGCTCTACCACCTTAAGCGCAAGGCCACCGTGTGTAGACGGGTCCTCCGCCTCTCGGAAGTAATCCTAAGCAGCATGCAGCTGAAGGGTCTTCAGCCTACGGAAATGCAGGACCTGAAGGACCTGTACGTCCACCTGATGACGCAGTTCGATGAAATCAACGACGGCACTAATCACCTGATCAACACGTATATCTCGCTCTCCTCCCAGCGAACAAACGAGGTAATGCGAGTGCTTACCATCTTTTCCGCCTTTTTCCTGCCCCTAACGTTCATTGTGGGCATCTACGGCATGAATTTCGAATTTATGCCCGAGCTGGAGAAAAGGTATGGTTATCCGGCAGTGCTCGCCCTTATGGGGCTTGTGACCCTGGTTATCTACCAGTGGTTCAGAAGAAAAGGTTGGCTGTAG